Proteins encoded together in one Lathyrus oleraceus cultivar Zhongwan6 chromosome 5, CAAS_Psat_ZW6_1.0, whole genome shotgun sequence window:
- the LOC127079697 gene encoding uncharacterized protein LOC127079697, with translation MSLMPLSIYKKLGICTVQDTYVMLQFADRSVRRPYGTVEDVLVKFDKFVFPVDFVILEMPEDGEIFLILGRPFLETGRCMIDIEEGTMTLKVYDEELKIDVQNMMQYKDDVGTSHTVEIIDQVIAQEIEKKMPQSPLERVLSISIFESDEDEGNSEVLDMMEKQPEWIISKPHRWEDLRPPPPSNITQEPKTGANLKQLPANLKYVFLGTEKKCPAIINANLQSVQEA, from the coding sequence ATGAGTTTGATGCCATTATCCATCTATAAGAAATTAGGAATTTGCACCGTTCAAGATACTTATGTGATGCTTCAATTTGCTGATCGCTCTGTTAGACGACCATATGGGACAGTAGAAGACGTTCTGGTAAAGTTTGACAAGTTTGTTTTCCCAGTTGACTTCGTCATTCTGGAAATGCCCGAAGATGGGGAGATTTTTCTCATATTGGGCAGACCATTTTTAGAGACAGGACGATGCATGATAGACATAGAGGAAGGAACGATGACcctcaaagtctatgatgaagagCTAAAAATTGATGTGCAGAACATgatgcaatacaaagatgatgttGGCACAAGCCACACTGTAGAGATAATAGATCAGGTAATTGCTCAAGAAATTGAAAAGAAAATGCCCCAATCACCGTTAGAACGTGTTTTGAGTATATCAATTtttgaaagtgatgaagatgagGGAAATTCTGAAGTGCTCGATATgatggaaaaacaacctgaatggattaTATCTAaaccacaccggtgggaagatttaagACCACCTCCACCATCAAATATCACTCAAGAACCCAAAACAGGGGCAAATCTGAAACAGTTACCAGCAAAtttgaagtatgtatttctagGTACTGAAAAAAAATGCCCAGCTATTATCAACGCTAATCTACAAAGTGTCCAAGAAGCAtaa